The sequence CTCGTAGGTATCGAAAATTTCCTTGGCTTCGTACATGCGGTTGCCGCTGAAGGAGTGCTCGCGCGGGGAGAGGCGCGCGGTCATGACCACCACGTCCTGCTTGGTGCATTCGGTGCGGTGGAGGATGTCGCGCAGGTAGTAGAGGCTGGGATCGCGCACCGGGACCAGCACGTTGCCGGGACGGGCGCGGAGTTGCTGGTTGTCGAGTTCGGGATCGGCGAAGACGCGGAATTGCTCCAGCGCGGCGTGCTTGCCGTGCTGCTGGCGGAGCGTGTAACGCTCGCTGAAGGTAAAGACGAGGAAGAAGACGCCGCTGAAGATGATGCCCGCGATGGTGGCATCTTGCTTGGTGAACAGATTCACGATGGCAGTGGCAAACAGCACGAGCGCGATCATCACCAGCCCGAGCGGAATCTCCTTGTCGCCGATGTGGATATTCCCGGGCACCTTGAACTCACGCTTTTCCGGCTGGGTATAGCGCAGGCGCAACACGGCCAGCGAATTGAACGAGAAGCTCCAGATCACGCCGAAGGCGTAGAGCGCGGCCAGCAGGTAGACGTTGCCGCGGCTGGCAATAATGGTGAATATCTGCAGGCCGACGATCAGGTTAATAATCCGGAAGCTGGTGCCGTAGCGTCGTTGCGGCCGCTGGAACCAGGGCGTGAGGACGCCATCTTCGGCGATACGATTGAGCACGCCGTTGGCGCCGACGATCGAGGTATTCAGGGCACCGGCCAGAATCAACACCCCCACCAGCACCACGAAACCGTGGAAGATCAGCTTGGGCAATTCCGGCCCGGCCAGATAAATGGCGATGCCGCCGATCAGGTTGGCGAAGTAGGCGGGACGGACACTGTCGGGGATGATCATCTCGCCGAAGAAGGAAACCAGTCCGGTGAAAAGCAGGCTATAGAGGAAAATGACCAACCCGGCGCGTTCCAGGTTCTGGAGTTTCGGGCTCTCGATTTCCCGGTTGACCTGGGCCAACGTCTCCTCGCCGCTCATGGCGAGCACGGAGTGGCCGAAGCCGACCAGGACGATGAGCCAGGTCAGGCTCTGCGCCCAGGTGCCATGGAACCAACCCCACGCCTCCTTGTCCATCTTGAAGTTGCTGACCGAGGGCAGGGGCGGAAGGTGGGCGCCGCGGAGGACAATGGTGATCAGCGACCACACGATCAGGATCACCACCATGACGGTGGTGATCTTCATGATCTGCATCGCCTTTTCGCTGGACTCGTGTATGCCCTGGATGTTCTTCCACCAGAAGTACACGCACACGAGCACGGCGAAAACGGCGGCGAAGTGGTCTTCGTTGAACTTGACGGCGTGCCCGGCATAGGCCGAGATCTCTTGGATGAAGCCGGCGAGATACTGCCCGGCGGAAACGGCGCTGATGGGGCCGGTAAGGATGTAGTCGAACAGAAGCGCGGAAACCGACAGCTTGGCCAGCGGCGCGCCCAGCGACCGCTTGACCACCCGGTACACGCCGCCACGCACGAACATGGCGCTGGACTCGATGTACACCGCGCGCACGGCGTAGCTGAACAGCATCACCGCCAAGATGAACCAGGGCGCGCTCTTGCCAATCACCTTCTCCGCGTCGCCACCGACGTAGTACGCCGAGGAGGCAAGGTCAGCCAGCACCACTGCCGCTACCCGCCAGAAGCTGATGAAGCTCAGCATCACCGTGGTAGCGATGAAGACCGGCACTGCCGGCCGTTTCAGGTTCGGGTTCTCGGCTACGGGCATGGAATCGGCTAGTTGGATGTACCGTGACAGTCGCTGGGTTTAAGAGTTCTGAGCTACCGCTTTCTGTAACTTGCTACTCACAACACGCAAACTGGCAACCATCGCTTCCGCTGCTTCGCAAACTCCTCGTATCCTTCCGCGCCGACGCGCCGCTCGTTGTCATAGCGGAACTGGATTTCCACGGGCGTGGAGCAAGCATTAGAAATCAAATCGTCGGTTTAGGGAAATCGCCCCCGGAAGTAGAAGGGTAACCGGTAATTCGTAGCTGGT is a genomic window of Terriglobia bacterium containing:
- a CDS encoding APC family permease, with product MPVAENPNLKRPAVPVFIATTVMLSFISFWRVAAVVLADLASSAYYVGGDAEKVIGKSAPWFILAVMLFSYAVRAVYIESSAMFVRGGVYRVVKRSLGAPLAKLSVSALLFDYILTGPISAVSAGQYLAGFIQEISAYAGHAVKFNEDHFAAVFAVLVCVYFWWKNIQGIHESSEKAMQIMKITTVMVVILIVWSLITIVLRGAHLPPLPSVSNFKMDKEAWGWFHGTWAQSLTWLIVLVGFGHSVLAMSGEETLAQVNREIESPKLQNLERAGLVIFLYSLLFTGLVSFFGEMIIPDSVRPAYFANLIGGIAIYLAGPELPKLIFHGFVVLVGVLILAGALNTSIVGANGVLNRIAEDGVLTPWFQRPQRRYGTSFRIINLIVGLQIFTIIASRGNVYLLAALYAFGVIWSFSFNSLAVLRLRYTQPEKREFKVPGNIHIGDKEIPLGLVMIALVLFATAIVNLFTKQDATIAGIIFSGVFFLVFTFSERYTLRQQHGKHAALEQFRVFADPELDNQQLRARPGNVLVPVRDPSLYYLRDILHRTECTKQDVVVMTARLSPREHSFSGNRMYEAKEIFDTYEQELFSRVVAVAEKEGKPVSLLVVPGTDVFDTIMLTAQRLDSAKIVCGLSTKLTSDEQAKLTGDAWERLPAPKPRVTLEIVAPDGSRKEYLLGPHTPRLRDEDLALLHNLWLRLTNDPRYAGLHHYDVVGLALKELERELTGPERDRLTALLQQELDKRGGGSPPN